A stretch of Labrus bergylta chromosome 19, fLabBer1.1, whole genome shotgun sequence DNA encodes these proteins:
- the LOC110003310 gene encoding kelch-like protein 10 has translation MSDRSKSSYFNDLRLEGEFCDAVIKVEDAEFQIHKVILCNYSSYFRALFKRWSTTDKKVYNIPGLSPDMMQLIIEFAYTGSVPITEENVQQLLLAADQLNVMDIVKTCCDFLGEQLCPENCIGIWQFTKIVFSLELQHKAYHYIIDHFEDIVSCEEFLQLSVEELVEFLERDDLNVRNERSVFEAVTHWIGHRPEERDGHISLLLSKVRLATMSLEHIRIHVMSNELVINDLSCTEDLEALYDIIANRSSLSGLFNPFVRPRLPPAVLLALGGWSGGDPTHGIEAYDVRADHWINVTNDLERPRAYHGTAFLDGYVYCVGGFDRVEHFNSVRRLDLSTNTWHEAAPMYCRRCYVSVTVLNGYIYALGGYDGHVRLNTAERYKPETNQWSLIAPMNEQRSDASCTSLDNKVYICGGFNGNECLPSCEYYIPETNQWTMISPMISRRSGIGVISYGGFVYAVGGFDGNTRLRSAEAYNPQTNTWHAVSSMLKPRSNFGIEVIDDKLFAVGGFNGFTTSYNVEFYDASTNVWSEAADMEIFRSAVSCCVVTGIPNMTKLTVPRDSLLLMEVESVESGESD, from the exons atgAGTGACAGAAGTAAATCATCCTACTTTAATGATCTCCGCCTGGAGGGAGAATTTTGTGATGCAGTCATCAAAGTTGAGGATGCCGAGTTTCAAATCCACAAAGTTATCCTCTGTAACTACAGCTCTTACTTTCG AGCTCTGTTCAAACGCTGGTCAACCACTGACAAAAAAGTCTACAACATACCGGGCCTGTCTCCTGACATGATGCAGCTCATCATTGAGTTCGCCTACACCGGCTCTGTTCCTATAACCGAGGAAAACGTGCAGCAACTGCTGCTAGCTGCTGATCAGCTCAATGTAATGGACATCGTCAAAACCTGCTGTGACTTCCTCGGAGAGCAGCTCTGCCCAGAAAACTGCATCGGTATCTGGCAGTTCACCAAAATAGTCTTCTCCTTGGAACTGCAGCACAAAGCGTACCACTACATCATTGATCACTTTGAGGACATCGTTTCCTGTGAGGAGTTCTTACAGCTCTCCGTAGAGGAGCTGGTTGAATTCCTCGAGAGAGACGACCTCAATGTGAGAAATGAAAGATCTGTGTTTGAGGCTGTTACTCACTGGATTGGCCACAGACCTGAGGAACGAGATGGACACATCAGCCTTCTCTTGTCTAAG GTCCGGCTGGCTACGATGAGTCTAGAGCACATCAGGATCCATGTCATGTCCAATGAGCTGGTGATAAATGACCTTTCATGCACGGAGGACCTTGAAGCCTTGTATGACATCATCGCAAACAGGTCATCGCTGTCTGGTCTCTTCAACCCATTTGTCCGCCCTCGCCTGCCTCCTGCCGTCCTGCTGGCGCTCGGAGGCTGGAGCGGTGGCGATCCGACTCATGGCATCGAGGCATACGATGTTCGAGCCGACCATTGGATCAACGTGACAAACGATCTGGAGCGTCCCCGGGCCTACCACGGCACTGCGTTCCTCGACGGGTACGTGTACTGTGTTGGTGGCTTTGATCGTGTGGAGCATTTCAACAGCGTGCGCCGGTTGGACCTGAGCACAAACACCTGGCATGAAGCGGCACCGATGTACTGCCGTCGCTGCTATGTGAGTGTTACCGTGCTCAATGGATACATTTACGCCCTGGGAGGCTACGATGGGCACGTACGACTCAACACTGCTGAGCGCTACAAGCCCGAGACCAACCAGTGGAGTCTTATTGCACCCATGAACGAGCAGAGGAGCGACGCCAGCTGCACTTCACTCGACAACAAg GTTTACATTTGTGGTGGCTTCAATGGAAACGAGTGCCTGCCTTCATGTGAATATTACATCCCTGAGACCAACCAGTGGACAATGATCAGCCCCATGATCAGCCGGCGCAGTGGAATTGGAGTCATTTCTTATGGAGGATTTGTCTATGCA GTTGGTGGCTTTGATGGCAACACCCGTCTGCGCAGCGCTGAGGCCTACAACCCTCAAACCAACACCTGGCACGCAGTGTCCTCCATGTTGAAACCCCGCAGCAACTTCGGAATCGAAGTCATTGACGACAAACTCTTTGCTGTCGGAGGCTTCAATGGCTTCACCACATCCTATAACGTGGAATTCTACGACGCGTCAACCAACGTGTGGTCCGAGGCAGCTGACATGGAGATTTTCCGCAGTGCTGTAAGCTGCTGCGTGGTGACCGGGATTCCTAACATGACCAAGCTAACTGTCCCTCGAGACAGCCTTCTGCTTATGGAGGTGGAGTCTGTGGAGTCGGGAGAGTCCGACTAA